TGGAGGCCGTCGATGTTCGCGACAAGCTCTGGCACGAAGGTGCCAGCCGCGTCGTCGACCGGGTCGCCGTCGTTGTAGGCGTTCTTGTTCGTGCCCGCGAGGTCGTTGATGAGCGCGGTGGCGACCGCCGGCATGCCCATGCGGTCGACGCGGGTGTAGTCGCCCGGATCGTCCGTCCGGAAGGCCCAGCCGCCGACGCACACGCCGCCGCCATCTGCGCCCGCGTGCGGGCAGTGGGTGCCGGTGTCGTCGCTGCGGATGGCGACCCCGAGGTGGTAGAGGCGGCACTGAACGGTGTCGCCGTCGACGTCCCCGATGGTGCCGCTCGTGTCGAGCGCGCCGCATGCGGTCATGCAGTCGCCCATGCTGGCGTACTGCGCGTTGTCGCCGGTGCAGACGCTCATGACCGTGCCGCAGTAGTTCTCGCACCACGTGCCGCAGACGTTGGCGCCGGTCTCACCCGCGTGCGGGCAGTGCATGACCGGATCCTCGCCGGCCGGGGCGCCGCCGTGATAGGTGCGGCAGCCGATGGAGTTTCCGTCGGCGGGGCCGCTGGCGCGGACCGGGTCACCGGCCTCCCAGCCGGCGCTGGTGCACACGTCGAGGCACTCGTCGCGATCGGCGTAGAGGGCGTTGTCGCCGGTGCAGGTCATGCCGACCGTGTCGCAGTACGCTTCACAGGTCGGGGTGTCACCCATGGGGGCGTCCGGCACGTCCATGCCGGTGTCGGGGTCGTCCATGCCGGAGTCCGCCGGCATCTCGCCGTCGTCGCAGCCGACCGCGGTGACGGAGAGCGCGAGCGCGATGCCGAGCCAGAGCTTGCTGTTGCTGCGCATGATCATGCTCCGATCCGCGAGGTGGTGGCCCAGACCTCGAGGGTGGTGCCGCCGAGGTCTTCGGTCTCGAGCTCGATCACGATCGCGCTGATGTTCTTCTGGGCGAAGAAGTCACGATCGTTGACGAAGCTCACGGTGCCCGTGGAGAGCGTCTCCTGGAACCCGGTGAGGTCGAAGAAGAAGGGATCCTCGCGGAGGCCCGCCCAGAAGAAGCCGTCGGTCACGCCGTCGATGCCGTTCTGGACCGCGACGGGGCCGGCCTGTATGCCCGGGTCACCGCCGGGGATGCCCTCGACCTGCATGCCCCAGTTGCCCGAGGCGTTCTGCGCGAAGCGCACGTAGAGGTCGTGGTCGGCGAGGTTGTCGCCGTCGTTGTCGATGTGGATGCCGTAGAGCACGTCCGGGTCGTACGTCGCGGTCTGTCCCGCGACCGGATCCACGGGGCCGGCGTAGGTCAGCACCAGGACGGTCTTGCCCGACTCGTTGGTCCAGGCGTAGAGGTCCGCGATGTCGGCGGCGCGGTCGCCATCGACGACGCGGTCCGGCGGGTCATTGTGATCGGCTGCCTCGGCGCGTTCCGGCGTGGTGGTCCCAAGCCATGCGACGCTGCCCAGAAGGCCGAGCGTCGCTGCACCGATGAGCACTCTCTTGGTGTGTCTCATCTCTTCTCCAAGTTCGTTCTTGCCCGAATCGGTCCGGACGCTCGACATACGAGCGCGCGGCCCAATCGGGTCGATCGGAAGTGCGACGAAGGCCTCAGGCCCCGTTTCCCCCCCGAATGAGGCGCGAGTCTAGGCACACCCCCGAGAAAAAGACCATGGATCTGCAGGAGCGCGTCGAGGCCGCTCGTCAGGCCCCATCGTCCGCGCCTGGCTCCGGCTGGTAGGCTCCGCCGGTGGCTCGGGGCACCACGCGGGAGGTCTCACCGGGGCGCCCGCACCCGATCGGAGCGAGCGTCGAGGCCGACGGCGTGAACTTCGTCGTCTTCTCGAAGCACGGGACCGGCGTGGATCTCCTGCTCTACGACCACGCCGACGACGCCTCGCCGGCGCGGGTGATCGGCCTCGACCCCGGAGCCCACCGGACGAACCACTACTGGCACGCGTTCGTGCCGGACGTGGGGCCGGGCCAGATCTACGGCTACCGCGTGCGCGGCCCCTGGGCGCCCGAGCGCGGCATGCGCTTCGACCCGGACAAGGTGCTGCTCGACCCCTATGGCCGCGCCGTCGCCGTGCCTGCGGCGTACGACCGGGGCGCCGCGTGCCGACCCGGGCGCAACGACGCGCACGCGATGAAGAGCGTGGTGGCCGACGTCTCGCTCTACGACTGGGAGGGAGACCTGCCGCTGCACCGCCCGTTCTCGCAGACGGTGATCTACGAGCTGCACGTGCGCGGCTTCACCCGTCACCCGAGCTCGGGCGTGAGCGAGGCGAAGCGCGGGACCTACGCCGGGTTGATCGAGAAGCTCCCTCACCTGGTGGAGCTGGGCGTCACGGCGATCGAGCTGCTGCCCGTCTTCCAGTACGACCCAGAGGACGCGCCCGAGGGGCTCACGAACTACTGGGGATACTCACCCGTCTCGTTCTTCGCGCCCCACGTCCAGTACAGCTCGCGCCGCGATCTCCTCGGTCCGCTCGACGAGCTGCGCGACCTGATCAAGGCCGCGCACCGCGCGGGCCTCGAGGTGATCCTCGACGTCGTCTACAACCACACCGCGGAGGGGGATCACCGCGGACCCACGCAGAGCCTCAGGGGCTTCGCGAACACGACCTACTACGCGTCGACGGACGGCGGCGCGACCTACGCCAACTATTCGGGCACGGGCAACACCCTCAACGCGAACCGCTCGGTGGTGCGCCGCCTGATCATGGACAGCCTGCGCTACTGGGTGCGGGAGATGCACGTGGACGGGTTCCGGTTCGATCTCGCGGCCATCCTGTCGCGCGACGAGCAGGGGCAGCCGCAGCCCGAGCCGCCGCTCCTCTGGGACATCGACACCGACCCCGT
Above is a genomic segment from Sandaracinaceae bacterium containing:
- a CDS encoding DUF4331 family protein, coding for MRSNSKLWLGIALALSVTAVGCDDGEMPADSGMDDPDTGMDVPDAPMGDTPTCEAYCDTVGMTCTGDNALYADRDECLDVCTSAGWEAGDPVRASGPADGNSIGCRTYHGGAPAGEDPVMHCPHAGETGANVCGTWCENYCGTVMSVCTGDNAQYASMGDCMTACGALDTSGTIGDVDGDTVQCRLYHLGVAIRSDDTGTHCPHAGADGGGVCVGGWAFRTDDPGDYTRVDRMGMPAVATALINDLAGTNKNAYNDGDPVDDAAGTFVPELVANIDGLHAALDDDLLGLGLVPCTGGAGGSCVAQGAPLIIPDTLTLDTSAPAGFPNGRTLPDPVIDVTLAVVLLDLSAPGQDATTFVGVLNPAANDAAFLDTFPYLAAPHAP
- a CDS encoding DUF4331 family protein, producing MRHTKRVLIGAATLGLLGSVAWLGTTTPERAEAADHNDPPDRVVDGDRAADIADLYAWTNESGKTVLVLTYAGPVDPVAGQTATYDPDVLYGIHIDNDGDNLADHDLYVRFAQNASGNWGMQVEGIPGGDPGIQAGPVAVQNGIDGVTDGFFWAGLREDPFFFDLTGFQETLSTGTVSFVNDRDFFAQKNISAIVIELETEDLGGTTLEVWATTSRIGA
- the glgX gene encoding glycogen debranching protein GlgX; this encodes MARGTTREVSPGRPHPIGASVEADGVNFVVFSKHGTGVDLLLYDHADDASPARVIGLDPGAHRTNHYWHAFVPDVGPGQIYGYRVRGPWAPERGMRFDPDKVLLDPYGRAVAVPAAYDRGAACRPGRNDAHAMKSVVADVSLYDWEGDLPLHRPFSQTVIYELHVRGFTRHPSSGVSEAKRGTYAGLIEKLPHLVELGVTAIELLPVFQYDPEDAPEGLTNYWGYSPVSFFAPHVQYSSRRDLLGPLDELRDLIKAAHRAGLEVILDVVYNHTAEGDHRGPTQSLRGFANTTYYASTDGGATYANYSGTGNTLNANRSVVRRLIMDSLRYWVREMHVDGFRFDLAAILSRDEQGQPQPEPPLLWDIDTDPVLCGTKLIAEAWDAAGLYQVGSFVGDFWKEWNGKFRDDVRAFVRGDEGLVPRIADRLLGSPDLYGSHPRQPEQSINFVTAHDGFTLADLVSYERKHNEANLEGNRDGENHNLSWNHGVEGPTDDPEIEALRNRQIKNMLAITLLSLGAPMIGMGDEMRRSQGGNNNAYCQDNEVSWLDWRLLERHADVHRFVRELIRLRWLRDHVREGGRMTLAEMREGARVRLHGVRPGQPDLGHASHSLALTASNLSGSLHMYFALNAWREPLELELPPPPNGSGPWRRVVDTQRAPPDEISPLAEAPIVETASYVIGPRSLLALMVEDAEVALRGA